A single region of the Mercenaria mercenaria strain notata chromosome 6, MADL_Memer_1, whole genome shotgun sequence genome encodes:
- the LOC123548538 gene encoding coiled-coil domain-containing protein 113-like isoform X1, whose translation MADTESVDTHDTSNEAGDDPLQDLTDEQLYQLVEDTLRANEVLGTETQMFEKYLKRVEPKDMAGIASGSGATPSQSNQDLVRRVDRKRSKSRSSNIDKSLRLTAEQKCDIAQREIDELREEIDKLKEESEKVLDLYKAIMEEADLRLAETKKESYEFDRDIMKGSVNQSSGKVVAEKIVRYFDDKIRSRDTLIEKLRLKNSTLKVQKKKLHLQLKQKEEMGEVLHEVDFNQLRIENQQYLEKIDERNQDLLRLKQMAGTTIQVLNSYKKKLSTLTMESERLKSEITSRNDLLTRIDAETTVVEAERSKAEKRNRNLRQQLADYRVPEVMEYVSEKADLYEIQKKVKSWERKVEIADIHLRKSRKQWAGLGLDEWGKMTFCPGKGRWYFERWVGRMREGLNKKNTAGNEDGAKNTQKDVATDEDQS comes from the exons ATGGCGGACACAGAAAGTGTTGATACACACGATACAAGTAATGAGGCTGGGGACGATCCTTTGCAGGATTTAACTGATGAACAGTTGTACCAACTTGTAGAAGATACATT GCGTGCCAATGAAGTGCTTGGGACAGAAACTCAGATGTTTGAGAAGTATCTCAAGCGTGTTGAGCCAAAGGACATGGCTGGCATCGCATCAGGTTCTGGAGCAACCCCTTCACAGTCAAATCAAGACCTGGTTCGCCGGGTCGATAGAAAAAGGTCCAAGTCTCGCAGTAGTAATATTGACAAGTCCCTGCGACTCACTGCAGAACAGAAATGTGACATTGCACAAAGAGAAATCGATGAACTAAGAGAAGAGATTGATAAATTGAAGGAAGAATCAGAAAAAGTTCTTGACTTGTACAAG GCAATAATGGAGGAGGCTGACCTGAGACTGGCAGAAACCAAGAAGGAATCCTATGAGTTTGACAGGGATATCATGAAAGGTTCTGTCAACCAGTCTTCaggaaaagttgttgctgaaaaAATAGTCCGATATTTTGATGATAAAATACGTTCAAGG GACACCTTGATAGAAAAATTACGATTGAAGAACTCCACGCTGAAAGTTCAGAAGAAAAAGTTACATCTTCAGTTAAAACAG AAAGAAGAGATGGGTGAAGTTCTGCATGAAGTTGATTTTAACCAGTTGAGAATTGAGAACCAGCAGTATCTGGAGAAAATTGATGAGAGGAACCAGGACTTGTTGAGGCTGAAACAGATGGCTGGTACCACAATACAAGTCCTGAATTCATATAAG AAAAAATTATCCACATTAACAATGGAGTCAGAGCGACTGAAGTCAGAGATAACGTCGAGAAATGACCTGCTCACAAGGATCGATGCTGAGACTACTGTTGTTGAAGCT GAGCGTTCAAAAGCAGAGAAAAGAAATCGTAACTTACGTCAGCAGCTGGCAGACTATCGTGTACCCGAGGTGATGGAGTATGTATCAGAGAAGGCAGATTtgtatgaaatacagaaaaaggtGAAAAGTTGGGAACGAAAAGTAGAAATTGCGGAT ATTCACCTAAGAAAATCAAGGAAGCAGTGGGCTGGTTTAGGGTTAGATGAATGGGGGAAAATGACATTTTGTCCAGGGAAAGGTAGATGGTATTTTGAGAGGTGGGTGGGTAGAATGAGAGAGGGattgaacaaaaaaaatactGCTGGAAACGAAG atGGCGCTAAAAACACACAGAAAGACGTGGCAACAGATGAAGATCAGTCATGA
- the LOC123548538 gene encoding coiled-coil domain-containing protein 113-like isoform X2 codes for MADTESVDTHDTSNEAGDDPLQDLTDEQLYQLVEDTLRANEVLGTETQMFEKYLKRVEPKDMAGIASGSGATPSQSNQDLVRRVDRKRSKSRSSNIDKSLRLTAEQKCDIAQREIDELREEIDKLKEESEKVLDLYKAIMEEADLRLAETKKESYEFDRDIMKGSVNQSSGKVVAEKIVRYFDDKIRSRDTLIEKLRLKNSTLKVQKKKLHLQLKQKEEMGEVLHEVDFNQLRIENQQYLEKIDERNQDLLRLKQMAGTTIQVLNSYKKKLSTLTMESERLKSEITSRNDLLTRIDAETTVVEAERSKAEKRNRNLRQQLADYRVPEVMEYVSEKADLYEIQKKVKSWERKVEIADMALKTHRKTWQQMKISHEMANQFHMMEAH; via the exons ATGGCGGACACAGAAAGTGTTGATACACACGATACAAGTAATGAGGCTGGGGACGATCCTTTGCAGGATTTAACTGATGAACAGTTGTACCAACTTGTAGAAGATACATT GCGTGCCAATGAAGTGCTTGGGACAGAAACTCAGATGTTTGAGAAGTATCTCAAGCGTGTTGAGCCAAAGGACATGGCTGGCATCGCATCAGGTTCTGGAGCAACCCCTTCACAGTCAAATCAAGACCTGGTTCGCCGGGTCGATAGAAAAAGGTCCAAGTCTCGCAGTAGTAATATTGACAAGTCCCTGCGACTCACTGCAGAACAGAAATGTGACATTGCACAAAGAGAAATCGATGAACTAAGAGAAGAGATTGATAAATTGAAGGAAGAATCAGAAAAAGTTCTTGACTTGTACAAG GCAATAATGGAGGAGGCTGACCTGAGACTGGCAGAAACCAAGAAGGAATCCTATGAGTTTGACAGGGATATCATGAAAGGTTCTGTCAACCAGTCTTCaggaaaagttgttgctgaaaaAATAGTCCGATATTTTGATGATAAAATACGTTCAAGG GACACCTTGATAGAAAAATTACGATTGAAGAACTCCACGCTGAAAGTTCAGAAGAAAAAGTTACATCTTCAGTTAAAACAG AAAGAAGAGATGGGTGAAGTTCTGCATGAAGTTGATTTTAACCAGTTGAGAATTGAGAACCAGCAGTATCTGGAGAAAATTGATGAGAGGAACCAGGACTTGTTGAGGCTGAAACAGATGGCTGGTACCACAATACAAGTCCTGAATTCATATAAG AAAAAATTATCCACATTAACAATGGAGTCAGAGCGACTGAAGTCAGAGATAACGTCGAGAAATGACCTGCTCACAAGGATCGATGCTGAGACTACTGTTGTTGAAGCT GAGCGTTCAAAAGCAGAGAAAAGAAATCGTAACTTACGTCAGCAGCTGGCAGACTATCGTGTACCCGAGGTGATGGAGTATGTATCAGAGAAGGCAGATTtgtatgaaatacagaaaaaggtGAAAAGTTGGGAACGAAAAGTAGAAATTGCGGAT atGGCGCTAAAAACACACAGAAAGACGTGGCAACAGATGAAGATCAGTCATGAAATGGCGAACCAGTTTCACATGATGGAAGCTCattga